A window of Hippoglossus stenolepis isolate QCI-W04-F060 chromosome 18, HSTE1.2, whole genome shotgun sequence contains these coding sequences:
- the nedd4l gene encoding E3 ubiquitin-protein ligase NEDD4-like isoform X1: MAQRLRLYFGSGRSNTAPEILEGDCEDHDNDVVTPLSMQPPQESRPSLVQTAQRVPPRAFGSLSEPLLKRSSSMFIPQLAAYTDPRPTKSSSMQISLQRSNGSSNGDSIGPADDIPPPSYTPPGPAPAYTEPQIQTDVPLHPPPPYCSPASFNSQTSLTEPNLSKRRVFSIGSNEHTVYSKGQPGISVGGICIQRNSPDGSDVQHFRILPYGGTGWSVQQQSSDHCSGVNGGTKRLVFQLQQNQDQDQSQGAAASPEECTDDGHASLRAGRAVRYPKIRLERRSSYQRLLLENQHQKSGADSQAIEETQTDMETQRMEARNRSNGCTFKISGDTPRRQPHFKIYFTSGGGGDQDVNLCNDSTRNNPKTRDDFLGQVDVPLSHLPTEDPAMERPYTFKDFLLRPRSHKSRVKGYLRLKMAYLPKQGGPEEEAGEVREEAEGWDESADSGSQRPQQLLPPMPPGWEEKVDNLGRTYYVNHNNRSTQWKRPSNIELISETESDDQQRQINQEAHRVFRSRRHISEDLENEHLEPRDMDNSWELITEEDPSDSSPPSLPGPSSILTPQPPPTAASQEFSEDLNLRLSLTPDTNGEVPGPSSALGQLSNRLRSSSMTDGVSDQAQPPPLTQSSQTRRTRAQTVSGGEESMSPSSTAYTLTTPGLPPGWEERKDAKGRTYYVNHNSRNTTWTRPIVQLTEDGASTSAAASSSSSAAAASSSAASASGGASALPPPATPSSSNASNNHLHEPLVRRPRSLSSPTVTLSTPLEGANNIQVRRAVKDSVSNPQSPQPSPYSSPKSQHKTQQSFLPPGWEMRIAPNGRPFFIDHNSRVTTWEDPRLKYPVHMRNKNSMEPGELGPLPNLPEEPGWEERVHSDGRTFYIDHNTKNTQWEDPRLQSPAITGPAVPYSREFKQKYDYFRKKLKKPADIPNRFEMKLHRNNIFEESYRRIMSLKRPDVLKARLWIEFESEKGLDYGGVAREWFFLLSKEMFNPYYGLFEYSATDNYTLQINPNSGLCNEDHLSYFKFIGRVAGMAVFHGKLLDGFFIRPFYKMMLGKQISLKDMESVDSEYYNSLKWILENDPTELDLRFCIDEDNFGQTYQVDLKPSGSDMVVTNDNKKEYIDLVIQWRFVNRVQKQMNAFLEGFTELIIIDLIKIFDENELELLMCGLGDVDVNDWRQHTVYKNGYCPNHPVIQWFWKVVLLMDAEKRIRLLQFVTGTSRVPMNGFAELYGSNGPQLFTIEQWGTPEKLPRAHTCFNRLDLPTYESFEDLREKLLMAVENAQGFEGVD; encoded by the exons ATGGCACAACGTCTGCGTTTGTACTTTGGATCAGGCCGCAGTAACACAGCCCCGGAGATACTGGAAGGAGACTGTGAGGACCACGACAACGACGTGGTTACACCGCTCAGCATGCAGCCACCTCAAGAATCAAGGCCTTCTCTAGTGCAAACTGCACAGCGCGTCCCACCAAGGGCTTTTGGTTCGCTCTCTGAGCCTTTGCTTAAACGCAGCTCCTCCATGTTCATACCCCAGCTTGCTGCCTACACTGACCCACGGCCCACTAAGAGCTCCTCCATGCAAATCTCCCTGCAGCGTTCCAATGGATCAAGTAATGGAGATTCCATTGGCCCTGCGGATGATATCCCGCCACCTAGTTATACTCCTCCAGGACCTGCGCCTGCCTATACTGAACCACAGATTCAAACAGATGTTCCACTACATCCGCCTCCTCCATACTGCAGCCCGGCTTCTTTCAACTCGCAGACTTCTCTGACGGAGCCGAACTTGTCCAAACGCAGAGTCTTTAGTATTGGTTCAAATGAACATACTGTGTACAGCAAAGGACAACCTGGTATCAGTGTTGGTGGAATTTGCATCCAGAGGAACTCCCCTGATGGTTCTGATGTCCAGCATTTCAGAATCCTTCCTTATGGTGGTACTGGCTGGTCCgtccagcagcagagctcagacCATTGCTCTGGTGTTAATGGTGGAACAAAGAGATTAGTGTTTCAGCTCCAGCAAAAtcaggaccaggaccagagCCAGGGTGCTGCTGCATCACCGGAAGAATGCACAGATGATGGCCATGCCAGCTTAAGGGCTGGCCGTGCGGTCCGTTACCCCAAAATTCGACTGGAGAGAAGGTCATCTTAtcagaggctgctgctggagaatcAACATCAGAAAAGTGGCGCAGATAGCCAAGCTATAGAGGAGACCCAAACAgacatggagacacagagaatgGAAGCAAGAAACAGATCCAATGGTTGTACTTTCAAAATCAGTGGAGATACTCCTCGAAGGCAGCCTCATTTCAAGATATATTTTACCTCGGGTGGAGGGGGAGATCAGGATGTGAACCTTTGCAATGATTCCACGAGGAATAATCCGAAG ACCAGAGATGATTTCCTTGGTCAGGTGGATGTTCCACTCAGTCATCTGCCG ACAGAGGACCCGGCGATGGAGCGTCCTTACACGTTTAAAGACTTCCTCCTGCGGCCCAGAAG TCACAAGTCCAGGGTGAAGGGTTACCTGCGACTGAAGATGGCCTATCTGCCCAAACAAGGAGGACCCGAGGAGGAGGCCGGAGAAGTTAGGGAGGAGGCTGAG GGATGGGATGAGTCTGCAGACTCAGGCTCCCAGCGACCGCAACAGCTGCTGCCCCCGATGCCCCCAGGCTGGGAAGAGAAGGTGGACAACCTGGGACGCACCTACTATGTCAACCACAACAACCGCAGCACACAGTGGAAACGGCCCTCAAACAT aGAATTGATTTCAGAGACTGAGAGTGACGATCAACAGCGGCAGATCAACCAGGAAGCTCACCGTGTTTTCCGATCGAGACGCCACATTAGTGAAGACCTGGAGAATGAGCACCTGGAACCCAGGGACATGGACAAT TCCTGGGAGCTCATCACAGAAGAAGATCCCAGCGACAGCTCGCCCCCGTCTCTACCCGGCCCCTCCTCCATCTTGACACCGCAGCCCCCACCAACAGCCGCCTCACAGGAGTTTTCGGAAGATTTGAATCTGAGGCTGTCGCTCACTCCCGATACCAACGGGGAAGTACCAGGGCCGAGCTCTGCTCTG GGCCAGCTGTCAAACAGACTCCGCTCCTCTAGTATGACGGATGGCGTCAGTGATCAagcccagcctcctcctctcacg CAGAGTTCCCAGACCAGAAGAACAAGAGCTCAAACAGTCTCAGGTGGTGAGGAGTCTATG TCTCCCTCGTCGACTGCTTACACCTTGACCACCCCTGGCCTGCCCCCtggatgggaggagaggaaggacgCCAAGGGAAGAACTTATTACGTGAACCATAACAGCCGCAACACAACCTGGACTAGGCCAATTGTGCAG CTGACTGAAGACGGAGCCAgcacctcagcagcagcatcatcatcatcatcggcagcagcagcatcatcctCAGCAGCATCAGCGTCAGGAGGAGCCTCAGCCCTGCCACCCCCtgccaccccctcctcctccaatgCCTCCAATAACCACCTCCATGAACCCCTAGTCCGACGACCTCGTAGCCTCAGCTCTCCTACCGTCACCCTTTCCACCCCCTTAGAG GGAGCCAACAATATCCAGGTACGGAGGGCTGTGAAGGACTCGGTCTCCAATCCCCAGTCACCTCAACCCTCCCCCTACAGTTCCCCCAAGTCCCAGCACAAGACGCAGCAGAGCTTCCTGCCCCCAGGCTGGGAGATGAGGATAGCCCCCAACGGACGGCCCTTCTTCATCGACCACAACAGCAGAGTAACCACCTGG GAGGATCCCAGATTGAAATACCCAGTACATATGAGGAATAAGAACTCAATGGAGCCTGGTGAACTTGGTCCTCTTCCC AACCTACCAGAGGAG ccTGGATGGGAAGAGAGAGTTCACTCAGACGGACGCACTTTCTACATTGACCACA ATACCAAGAACACGCAGTGGGAGGACCCTCGACTGCAGAGTCCGGCTATCACAGGACCT GCTGTTCCCTACTCCAGAGAGTTCAAGCAGAAATACGACTACTTCAGGAAGAAACTGAAGAAACCT GCTGACATCCCCAACCGATTCGAGATGAAACTGCACAGGAACAACATCTTCGAAGAGTCGTACCGTCGCATCATGTCCCTGAAGAGGCCGGATGTTCTGAAGGCACGGCTGTGGATCGAGTTCGAGTCGGAGAAAGGGTTGGACTACGGCGGCGTGGCCAGAGAGTGGTTCTTCCTCTTATCTAAGGAGATGTTCAATCCTTACTACGGCCTGTTTGAATACTCTGCCAC gGACAACTACACTCTTCAAATTAATCCCAACTCGGGCTTGTGCAACGAGGATCATCTCTCCTACTTCAAGTTTATCGGACGTGTGGCAGGAATGGCTGTGTTTCATGGAAAACTACTAGATG GTTTTTTCATCCGACCATTTTACAAGATGATGCTGGGAAAACAGATCTCTCTTAAAGACATGGAGTCTGTG GACAGTGAATACTACAACTCTCTAAAGTGGATTCTGGAGAATGATCCCACTGAGCTGGACCTGAGGTTTTGTATTGATGAAGACAACTTTGGACAG ACATACCAGGTCGACCTGAAGCCCAGCGGCTCAGACATGGTCGTCACCAATGACAACAAAAAGGAATACATAGA CCTGGTCATCCAGTGGAGGTTTGTCAATCGGGTCCAGAAGCAGATGAACGCTTTCCTTGAG GGATTCACTGAGCTCATCATAATAGATCTGATCAAGATCTTTGATGAAAACGAACTAGAG ctgctcatgtgtggtctggGTGATGTCGACGTCAACGACTGGAGACAACACACTGTTTACAAGAATGGATACTGTCCCAACCATCCTGTTATACAGTGGTTCTGGAAg GTCGTTCTGTTGATGGATGCTGAGAAGAGAATCCGGCTCCTCCAGTTCGTGACGGGAACATCTCGAGTACCAATGAACGGCTTTGCCGAGCTTTATG GTTCTAATGGTCCTCAGCTGTTCACCATTGAGCAGTGGGGAACACCAGAGAAGTTGCCAAGAGCTCACACATG TTTCAACCGCTTGGATCTGCCAACCT
- the nedd4l gene encoding E3 ubiquitin-protein ligase NEDD4-like isoform X6: MAQRLRLYFGSGRSNTAPEILEGDCEDHDNDVVTPLSMQPPQESRPSLVQTAQRVPPRAFGSLSEPLLKRSSSMFIPQLAAYTDPRPTKSSSMQISLQRSNGSSNGDSIGPADDIPPPSYTPPGPAPAYTEPQIQTDVPLHPPPPYCSPASFNSQTSLTEPNLSKRRVFSIGSNEHTVYSKGQPGISVGGICIQRNSPDGSDVQHFRILPYGGTGWSVQQQSSDHCSGVNGGTKRLVFQLQQNQDQDQSQGAAASPEECTDDGHASLRAGRAVRYPKIRLERRSSYQRLLLENQHQKSGADSQAIEETQTDMETQRMEARNRSNGCTFKISGDTPRRQPHFKIYFTSGGGGDQDVNLCNDSTRNNPKTRDDFLGQVDVPLSHLPTEDPAMERPYTFKDFLLRPRSHKSRVKGYLRLKMAYLPKQGGPEEEAGEVREEAEGWDESADSGSQRPQQLLPPMPPGWEEKVDNLGRTYYVNHNNRSTQWKRPSNIELISETESDDQQRQINQEAHRVFRSRRHISEDLENEHLEPRDMDNSWELITEEDPSDSSPPSLPGPSSILTPQPPPTAASQEFSEDLNLRLSLTPDTNGEVPGPSSALGQLSNRLRSSSMTDGVSDQAQPPPLTQSSQTRRTRAQTVSGGEESMSPSSTAYTLTTPGLPPGWEERKDAKGRTYYVNHNSRNTTWTRPIVQGANNIQVRRAVKDSVSNPQSPQPSPYSSPKSQHKTQQSFLPPGWEMRIAPNGRPFFIDHNSRVTTWEDPRLKYPVHMRNKNSMEPGELGPLPNLPEEPGWEERVHSDGRTFYIDHNTKNTQWEDPRLQSPAITGPAVPYSREFKQKYDYFRKKLKKPADIPNRFEMKLHRNNIFEESYRRIMSLKRPDVLKARLWIEFESEKGLDYGGVAREWFFLLSKEMFNPYYGLFEYSATDNYTLQINPNSGLCNEDHLSYFKFIGRVAGMAVFHGKLLDGFFIRPFYKMMLGKQISLKDMESVDSEYYNSLKWILENDPTELDLRFCIDEDNFGQTYQVDLKPSGSDMVVTNDNKKEYIDLVIQWRFVNRVQKQMNAFLEGFTELIIIDLIKIFDENELELLMCGLGDVDVNDWRQHTVYKNGYCPNHPVIQWFWKVVLLMDAEKRIRLLQFVTGTSRVPMNGFAELYGSNGPQLFTIEQWGTPEKLPRAHTCFNRLDLPTYESFEDLREKLLMAVENAQGFEGVD, from the exons ATGGCACAACGTCTGCGTTTGTACTTTGGATCAGGCCGCAGTAACACAGCCCCGGAGATACTGGAAGGAGACTGTGAGGACCACGACAACGACGTGGTTACACCGCTCAGCATGCAGCCACCTCAAGAATCAAGGCCTTCTCTAGTGCAAACTGCACAGCGCGTCCCACCAAGGGCTTTTGGTTCGCTCTCTGAGCCTTTGCTTAAACGCAGCTCCTCCATGTTCATACCCCAGCTTGCTGCCTACACTGACCCACGGCCCACTAAGAGCTCCTCCATGCAAATCTCCCTGCAGCGTTCCAATGGATCAAGTAATGGAGATTCCATTGGCCCTGCGGATGATATCCCGCCACCTAGTTATACTCCTCCAGGACCTGCGCCTGCCTATACTGAACCACAGATTCAAACAGATGTTCCACTACATCCGCCTCCTCCATACTGCAGCCCGGCTTCTTTCAACTCGCAGACTTCTCTGACGGAGCCGAACTTGTCCAAACGCAGAGTCTTTAGTATTGGTTCAAATGAACATACTGTGTACAGCAAAGGACAACCTGGTATCAGTGTTGGTGGAATTTGCATCCAGAGGAACTCCCCTGATGGTTCTGATGTCCAGCATTTCAGAATCCTTCCTTATGGTGGTACTGGCTGGTCCgtccagcagcagagctcagacCATTGCTCTGGTGTTAATGGTGGAACAAAGAGATTAGTGTTTCAGCTCCAGCAAAAtcaggaccaggaccagagCCAGGGTGCTGCTGCATCACCGGAAGAATGCACAGATGATGGCCATGCCAGCTTAAGGGCTGGCCGTGCGGTCCGTTACCCCAAAATTCGACTGGAGAGAAGGTCATCTTAtcagaggctgctgctggagaatcAACATCAGAAAAGTGGCGCAGATAGCCAAGCTATAGAGGAGACCCAAACAgacatggagacacagagaatgGAAGCAAGAAACAGATCCAATGGTTGTACTTTCAAAATCAGTGGAGATACTCCTCGAAGGCAGCCTCATTTCAAGATATATTTTACCTCGGGTGGAGGGGGAGATCAGGATGTGAACCTTTGCAATGATTCCACGAGGAATAATCCGAAG ACCAGAGATGATTTCCTTGGTCAGGTGGATGTTCCACTCAGTCATCTGCCG ACAGAGGACCCGGCGATGGAGCGTCCTTACACGTTTAAAGACTTCCTCCTGCGGCCCAGAAG TCACAAGTCCAGGGTGAAGGGTTACCTGCGACTGAAGATGGCCTATCTGCCCAAACAAGGAGGACCCGAGGAGGAGGCCGGAGAAGTTAGGGAGGAGGCTGAG GGATGGGATGAGTCTGCAGACTCAGGCTCCCAGCGACCGCAACAGCTGCTGCCCCCGATGCCCCCAGGCTGGGAAGAGAAGGTGGACAACCTGGGACGCACCTACTATGTCAACCACAACAACCGCAGCACACAGTGGAAACGGCCCTCAAACAT aGAATTGATTTCAGAGACTGAGAGTGACGATCAACAGCGGCAGATCAACCAGGAAGCTCACCGTGTTTTCCGATCGAGACGCCACATTAGTGAAGACCTGGAGAATGAGCACCTGGAACCCAGGGACATGGACAAT TCCTGGGAGCTCATCACAGAAGAAGATCCCAGCGACAGCTCGCCCCCGTCTCTACCCGGCCCCTCCTCCATCTTGACACCGCAGCCCCCACCAACAGCCGCCTCACAGGAGTTTTCGGAAGATTTGAATCTGAGGCTGTCGCTCACTCCCGATACCAACGGGGAAGTACCAGGGCCGAGCTCTGCTCTG GGCCAGCTGTCAAACAGACTCCGCTCCTCTAGTATGACGGATGGCGTCAGTGATCAagcccagcctcctcctctcacg CAGAGTTCCCAGACCAGAAGAACAAGAGCTCAAACAGTCTCAGGTGGTGAGGAGTCTATG TCTCCCTCGTCGACTGCTTACACCTTGACCACCCCTGGCCTGCCCCCtggatgggaggagaggaaggacgCCAAGGGAAGAACTTATTACGTGAACCATAACAGCCGCAACACAACCTGGACTAGGCCAATTGTGCAG GGAGCCAACAATATCCAGGTACGGAGGGCTGTGAAGGACTCGGTCTCCAATCCCCAGTCACCTCAACCCTCCCCCTACAGTTCCCCCAAGTCCCAGCACAAGACGCAGCAGAGCTTCCTGCCCCCAGGCTGGGAGATGAGGATAGCCCCCAACGGACGGCCCTTCTTCATCGACCACAACAGCAGAGTAACCACCTGG GAGGATCCCAGATTGAAATACCCAGTACATATGAGGAATAAGAACTCAATGGAGCCTGGTGAACTTGGTCCTCTTCCC AACCTACCAGAGGAG ccTGGATGGGAAGAGAGAGTTCACTCAGACGGACGCACTTTCTACATTGACCACA ATACCAAGAACACGCAGTGGGAGGACCCTCGACTGCAGAGTCCGGCTATCACAGGACCT GCTGTTCCCTACTCCAGAGAGTTCAAGCAGAAATACGACTACTTCAGGAAGAAACTGAAGAAACCT GCTGACATCCCCAACCGATTCGAGATGAAACTGCACAGGAACAACATCTTCGAAGAGTCGTACCGTCGCATCATGTCCCTGAAGAGGCCGGATGTTCTGAAGGCACGGCTGTGGATCGAGTTCGAGTCGGAGAAAGGGTTGGACTACGGCGGCGTGGCCAGAGAGTGGTTCTTCCTCTTATCTAAGGAGATGTTCAATCCTTACTACGGCCTGTTTGAATACTCTGCCAC gGACAACTACACTCTTCAAATTAATCCCAACTCGGGCTTGTGCAACGAGGATCATCTCTCCTACTTCAAGTTTATCGGACGTGTGGCAGGAATGGCTGTGTTTCATGGAAAACTACTAGATG GTTTTTTCATCCGACCATTTTACAAGATGATGCTGGGAAAACAGATCTCTCTTAAAGACATGGAGTCTGTG GACAGTGAATACTACAACTCTCTAAAGTGGATTCTGGAGAATGATCCCACTGAGCTGGACCTGAGGTTTTGTATTGATGAAGACAACTTTGGACAG ACATACCAGGTCGACCTGAAGCCCAGCGGCTCAGACATGGTCGTCACCAATGACAACAAAAAGGAATACATAGA CCTGGTCATCCAGTGGAGGTTTGTCAATCGGGTCCAGAAGCAGATGAACGCTTTCCTTGAG GGATTCACTGAGCTCATCATAATAGATCTGATCAAGATCTTTGATGAAAACGAACTAGAG ctgctcatgtgtggtctggGTGATGTCGACGTCAACGACTGGAGACAACACACTGTTTACAAGAATGGATACTGTCCCAACCATCCTGTTATACAGTGGTTCTGGAAg GTCGTTCTGTTGATGGATGCTGAGAAGAGAATCCGGCTCCTCCAGTTCGTGACGGGAACATCTCGAGTACCAATGAACGGCTTTGCCGAGCTTTATG GTTCTAATGGTCCTCAGCTGTTCACCATTGAGCAGTGGGGAACACCAGAGAAGTTGCCAAGAGCTCACACATG TTTCAACCGCTTGGATCTGCCAACCT